The Candidatus Manganitrophaceae bacterium sequence TGGTTGTTCCAAAGAGAACCGATGGGATATCTTTTCGAAAGGCCTCAATAAGATACTGCTTTGGCTGGTCCCCCTGCTTCAGGCACAGATAGGGAAGACGCCCTGAGATATTGTGATAGACGGTCTCCAGATTTCTCCAACTGGTAAAAAGGAGGAAGGCCCTTCCTTTGCTCGCTTCCAGGATCTTTATGATCTCTTCCGAAATGGCATCTGAAAATTCGTGGTGGGATGGATTGGGAAGATGGGCGGGAAGGTAGAGGAGGGTCTGCTTTTCATAGTCAAATGGGGTCGTCAGGCGGACCTCTTCCGCGTTCTTGATCCCAATCCGTTCACGGATGAACTCAAAATGATTCATCGCGGAGAGGGTGGCCGAGGTCAGTATGATCGGGATCTCTTTCTCGAAGAGACGTTCCTGTAATATGTCTGAGACATCGAGGGGGGAGGCATGAAGGAAGACGCCGCGCTTCCGTTGTTGCGCCCAATAGACGAGATTTTTATCGCCCCCTGATGCTGCTGTTGTGGATTCTGTCTCTTCCTCTCCCACAGTCGTAAAAGTCTGAAGATCGTCACAAAGCGATTCAATCCTTTCAAGAAGATGCGTGATCCCCTCGCTCCTGGCGGGGAGGCTGTTTATGGTTCGGCACAAGAGCGCAAAGGATTGGCACAATTTTTTTCCAGAGGAGACGGCCTCTTCAGAGAAATCATGAAGTGTCAGTCGGTATCGGTCCTCTCCCTTTCTGAAATGATGAAAAAAGTGTACTGAATCGGACAAGATCCTAAGCGTTTGTTCAAGGCAGAGCCGGTGGTCTCCCTTAAAGAGGCGGAACTCGCGTTCTGCGTCGTGGGCAAAATCCTCAAGCCGATGGCTGCTGACAGAGGTCCCGAAGTATTGGGTTGCCGTTTCTTCCAGCAGATGGGCCTCGTCAAAAATGACAGCGTCATAATGCGGTAGGATTTGTCCGTAGGAAATGTCCTTGAGGGCGAGATCTGCGAAGAAAAGATGATGGTTGACGATCACGATGTCTGCTGCTGCCGCGTCCTGTTTCATTCGGGTTAGATAACATCGGTCGTAGGCGGGACATTGTCCCCCAAGGCAGGCATCCCCTTTGACCGAAACGGCCTGCCATATTGCAGCATTGTCCTGAAGGGCTGAAATTTCGGCCCGATCTCCTGTTTCTGTTCTTGTCGCCCACGCACGGACCATCTCAAAATCATTTTCTGCCTCAATCCCTTCGAAGCTCGGTTGTCTTAAAGATTCCTCAAAACGATGCAGGCAGAGATAGTTCGATTTCCCCTTCATCATGCTGTAGGTGAAGCGGCAGGAAATATGCTTGGCGAGAAAGGGAAGATCTTTGAGAAAGATCTGGTCCTGGAGTGTCTTGGTGCCGGTGGAGATCACAACCTTCTTCCCGCTCAGAATGGCGGGGATCAGGTAGGCCCATGTTTTCCCCGTTCCGGTAGCGGCCTCTACCAGGAGCGTCGAATGTTGATCAAGTGCCTCGCTGACCGACTGTGCCATCTTCATCTGGGACTCACGGTATTCAAAGCCCTCGATGGCAGAAGAGAGCCCCCCCCGGGGACTGAAGAAATCCTGGATATCCCCTGAGGATTCGTTAAAATCCATTGGTGACCGAATGGTGATAAGGATTTTTTGGGGAGGAAAGGATGGTGTGAGGGCGGTTCATCGGTGATCAGACGTCACGAAGGCATCGAGTTTCTCGGAACGTTTGATCCGATTGGACAGGCGTACGGCCTCAGACCGATCCGCATAGTGTCCGATACGGACACGATACCATCGTCCTTTTTGAGGGATTTCCTGTGAGACGACGTAAGTTTTATACCCTTTTTCCCTCAATTCCTCTGCCAGAACCTCTGCCCTGTTCTTTTTTGAAAAAGAGGCAACTTGAACCGCGAATTGACCTGGAACAGATTTTCGAGGAGGGAGAGTTGTGGCCATCACTTTTTTTGTCTTGCGCGGGGATTTTTTCTTTGTTGTTATTTTCTGATCTTTCTGAGGTTCCTTCTTGATCTTTAAGGGAGGGTTTTCTTTTTTTTTCTCCTTGAGGGTTTTTAAAAAGGTGAGTTCTTTTTTTTGAATTGGTCCGATTGGTTTTTTATTTTCATCTACAGAGGGTGCTAAGGCTTCTTTCCCGGAATCGATCCGTATCTTGCCCGGGGTGAACTCTGAACGAAAAGTCTTGGTCCCCTTATTTTCACCATTGGAGAGGTTTGAGGCGGGGTTAAGGTCTTCAGTGGGATTCTCTTCGAAGAGGAAGAAGAGGCCGAGGAAGACGAGAATCCCCATAAAAGTAATCAGCAGTATCGGGGGTTTCTTTTTTTTTTTCGGATTTTCTTCCGTCTCTTTTAAAATTCTCAGTTCGCGCATTTCCCCTCCATCAGTCGCAGTTCAGTATGCCACTATTTCCCCCCATCATACAACAAACATGGCATCTCCGTAGCTATAAAATCTGTAGCGCCGCGCGATTGCTTCCCGGTAAACTGAGCGAATTACATCCTTTCCTGCAAAAGCGGAGAGCAGGACAAGCAAGGTCGATTTCGGAAGATGGAAGTTTGTAATCAAGGCGTCTGTTCCTTTAAAGCGGTATCCGGGAGTAATGAAGAGGTCCGTCTCGCCTTCTCCTGCCTGAATCCGACCCCCGGGCCGTGTGACTGTTTCCAGGACGCGGGTCACCGTGGTGCCGACAGCGATGACTCTTCCCCCACGCTCCCGTGTGGTGTTGATCTGTGAGGCTGTTTCCTCAGAAACCTGATACCATTCCCGGTGCATCTCATGGTCCCGAATCTTTTCTGAACGCATAGGCTGGAAGGTGTCGAGGCCGATATGGAGCGTGATCGTTGCCGTCTGAATCCCTTTCTCCCGGAGGGTATTGAGCAGGGGATCCGTAAAGTGAAGGCCCGCGGTCGGTGCCGCTGCAGAGCCCCATCGCCTGGCGTAGACCGTTTGATATCTCTCCCGATCCTCCGCTTCCTCTGCTCGACAAAGCGATTCTGAGAGATTGCTTCCTTCCATTTTTCTCCTTTTAAGAATATAGGGTGGAAGCGGAATCTCTCCCCATCTCTCCAGAAAGGTGTAGACGTCACTGTATTGATCTGCTGGGCGGTGGATGACCACCTCGTGACGGCCTCCCCCCAGATCTTTTAAAAAGCGGCCCAGGATCTTTCCTTTAAAGAAGAGGTCAGTCGTTTCGCGTCCCTTCCCTTTGGCCAGAACCTCCCAGCACTGACTGAAAATCCCTTTTTCTTGTTCGACCTGATGTAGAAGTGGTCGCAGGAATAGGAGCTCCAGTCGACCGCCAGAGCCTTTCTCCGCAGTGAGGCGGGCAGGAAAGACCCGTGTATCATTCAGGACCAGGAGGTCGTGAGGCTTGAGGTATTTCGGAAGCGAAGTAAATGAGCGATGTTCCATCTGTCCGCTGTCCCGATGATAGATCAGAAGTTGGCTCTGGTCTCGTTCTGGCGGCGGGGACCCAGCGATGAGGGCCGGGTCGAGAGGGTAATCATAGTCAGCAACGCTCTGGTTATCTTCTATCGAGATGATTGTAGGGCCTCATAAGGTTGCAATGTCACACCGGGATAATAGTGTAGTAAAATTCTCTCGAAATTAAAGCCCTTTTCCGCCAGAACCTTCGCGCCCCACTGGCAGAGACCCACGCCATGTCCGAAGCCCATTCCTTTAAAGATAAGCTCTTTTCCAAAGGAAGCGATTCTGAAATTTGTACTGGGTAGAATGCGATATCCGAGTATCTGACGAAGATCTTCGGCCTTTAGAAAAATCTCTCCTCCATTATATAAAATCCGGACGGTCAGGAGTCGTCCCGCCCGGCTCCACTTGAGCGGGGTCAAGGTCGCGACGGTATGGACGGGAAATCCTTTTTTCCGAAGCGCGCTCTCGAGATCGGACAGGGAAATCACTTTCTTCCATTGATGGTAGGGCGACTCTCTGTCAAGAGGACAGCTGACTCCTTTTAAATAGGGGAGATCGATATTCCATCTTTCGGAGGCATCTTCAGTGGGGCCTGCTGAAGTCGAGTGAAAGAAGGTGAGGGCCGGCGCCCCTTCATAGCTCAGAATCATGCCTTTTGTCATTTCCACTGCGGCAGATGTGCGGCGATTTTCAACCGATGCGCCTTTATAGACCTGGGCCAGAATGGACCCGACAAGATCATACTCTCTCCCCCGGTGCTCTCTTTTTTTATAGAGGGCATAGGTTCTGGAGATCACTGCTTGCACCTTGAGGGCCTCCATCTTCCATTTGGAAGGCATCTCAGAAGGGACCACCCCTTTGAGGTAGAGCTCCAGGTCCACCTCGTTTAAGACAAGAAGACCACCCTTTTTTCTGATGACCCGAAATGTGCCCTGGAAGGGATTTTGGTTTAAGGAGATCATTCCTCCCCGCCGGGGGATAAAGAGGAGCTCTTTCAGGTGGCTGTCCACGCGGTTAATGGCAATTCCTCCAGGTGACAATGAAATCCGGGCGGATTTCGTCAGAGGCCCGAGCCGCTTCCCAGAGAGTGTGGTGATCGAAAATCCCTTACGGGAGAAGAATGAAAGTTGTTTGACCTGATCCATTAATGAAACGCGTAGGGTTTCTTCCGCTTGAAGGAGGGGCGGGGCAGAGAGAAGAGAAAGTGCAATCATTAAAAAGGACAGGATCATTTTTTTATGAACCAGAAGAAGAGAGAAAGAATGAGGCTGATCAGGAGGCATGTTATCCAGGGAAAATAGAAGCTGAAGTTCTTGCGTTGAATCAGGATATCTCCCGGAAGTTTCCCGATGCCGGGGACCTTCGCAAAAAGAAGGAGTAGCCCTCCGATGAGAGAAAGAAGAATGCCAAAGAGAATCAGTGACCGGCCGATATCGAACATCTTTATGATCCGATCTCGAGCATCCGATCAATGGCCTGCTTGGCCCTCTTGGCAATAGAAGGTGGTACGGTGATCGGGTATTGCAATGACTCCAGGGACCAGAGAAGTTTTTCCAGATTGTTGACCTTCATATGCGCACAGTCACACCAGGTACAGGCGGGAATGAACTCTTTATCGGGATTCTCTTTTTTCAGGCGATGAAGAATCCCGACTTCTGTCGCGACGATCACCTCCTGCTTCTCCGTCTTATTTGATTCCATACAGATCCCGCTGGTGGAAAGAACCTGGTCTGCCATCGCGCTGACCGCCGGGGTACACTCCGGGTGGGCCACGACCAAGGCCTCGGGATGGGATGTTTTCGCGGCGTCAAGGTCTGCAGTCATGATTCTAAAGTGGGTCGGGCAATAGCCGTTGAAGAGGATCAGCTTGCGACCGGTCTTCCGCGTGACATAATCCCCAAGATATTGGTCGGGGATAAAGATGATTTCTCGATCTTTTGGAATAGACTGGACCACATTGGCGGCATTGGAAGAGGTACAGCAGATATCGGATTCGGCCTTGACTGCCGCGCTGGAGTTGACATAGCAGACCACAACTGCATCCGGATGTTCTGCTTTAAGGGTTCGGACCTCTTCGGTCGAGATCATTTCCGACATGCCGCAGCCCGCCGCAAGGTCCGGCAGGAGGACCATCTGATCGGGACAGAGAATCGCGGCAGTCTCTGCCATAAAATGAACGCCGCAAAAGACAATGACCTCGGCATCGGTCAGGGCCGCCTTCCGGGAGAGTTCGAGCGAGTCGCCCAGAAAATCCGCAACATCCTGAATCTCCCCGACCTGATAATTATGCGCCAGAATGATTGCATTGCGATCCTTCTTTAGTCGCTGAATACGTGTAATGAGTTTGTCTTGTGTTGAGGTCTTAACCATAGGTTTGGTTCTCAAAAACTATTTTAGAGAAGTCTATCACATGGCAGATTCAATTTTCTAGTGCAAGCCTCTTCAAGAAGTGTTTCTGCTTGACATCACAATAAAAAACGGTTATGTTAAAAGCTATTCCAGAATATACCATACTGGGAATATAAAGCCAGTGGTTCCACAGAATATTTGCAGATGATAGAGATTTTTTAACGTTGGCACTTAATTGCTGTGTTGGAAATTAAAAGGTGGGTGGAATGAATAGGATATTCTTTGGTGATTTTACAATGCTTCCTCGCTGGATGAAGCCCATGTATGCTTTAGGCGTGATAACCGTCATGGCGCTGTCAGGCTGTAGTGGCGACAGCTTGCCCGGGCCAGGTGGAACAACCACAATATCAGGCAGCGCTGGTGATGGTCCATCCGTGGGCGGCGCAATCACCGTGAAGGATGGTCTCGGCGCTCTTGTTACCACGACGCCTGTCAACCCGGTTACCGACGGAACTGCCCATTTCTCTTTTACCGTCTCTGCTGGAACAGTCACACCTTTGATCATTACAGTCAGTGGTGGGACAGACATCGTTACAGGGGCTGTGCAAGATTTCCCTTTGACAACAGCGGTAACCACACTGCCCGCGGGTGGCACAGTTACGGGTAATGCCAATCCACTATCCACACTGGCAGTTGCTACAGCCACAGCTCTGGGTGGAGGCACCTTAACCCCAGGAAATCTGGCAGTCGCGACAGCGAACGTTTTGGGTGCGATGGGGTTTGGATTTCCCACAGGCGTGGATCCCATTACCACGCCTGTGGACACCACCAACGTCGCCGGTGTGTTGAGGGCCAATGAAGCTGCCGCCGAAATGATTCGTAGAACTTCGAATGCAACAGGCAGCACAATAGCGTCCACAATCGCAAATCTTGCCAATGATCTGACCACAGGAGCTATTGACGGGCGAATGGCTGCGGGTGTTACACCAGATCCTCAGGCGGCAAACATTGCAGCCGCTGCATTGGCACAACAGTCAACAATAGCTGTTGAAACGCTAACCAATAATCTCACAGTCACGACACCTGCAGGAGAAGCGATCCCCGGAGCCAGTGGCGCTAACTTTACAACAGTGTTGAATACATCGCTGCTCACTATCCAGCCGACCGCAGCAGGTGCGGATGCTGATATTGCTCAGATTGCCCCCACATAGAATTTCATTACCCAGACAAGCACGGCTATTAATATATCGAATATTCTGACGGGTGGAGCTGACGCATCCCTTGCTGCGCTTCAGGCCACAGTGAATGGTTTGACAGCAGGGTCTGTTCCCAATCCTACACAACTCACCGATCTGGATAACGATCTGACAGCTGCGACCGGAACCATTGACACAGCGACCACCAATGCCGTAGCAGGCATCAATATCGTCACTGCTCTGGCTGATACACAGGCGCCCGTGATTGTTATTTTGGGTGCGAATCCGTTGACGGTAGTCCACAGTTCAGCATTTTCAAATCCGGGTAGTGTTGTGACAGATAATGTCGATGTAGGCCTGGTGGCAACAATTACTGGCACTGTAAATATATCAATTGTTGGAACCTATACTCTGGCATATTCGGCCACAGATACAGCAGGCAATAGCGTCACCCGAAACCTTACCGTTAATGTCACCGATCAAACTGCACCGGTGATAACGCTGATAGGTGCGAACCCGCAAACCACCGCTCAGGGGAGTGCGTATACAGAACTGGGCGCAACTGTCTCAGATAATGTGGATGTTGGTCTTGCAGCCACCATTGATAGCTCGGCAGTACTTACGGGCATCGTGGGCAGCTATACCGTGACCTACAACGTCAGCGATGGTGCGGGCAATCCGGCGATACAGCTTACCCGAACCGTTAACGTGACCGATCAAACCGCACCGGTGATTACCCTGGCAGGTGCGAACCCTCAAATCATTACCTTGGGGAGCGCCTACACAGAACTGGGTGCAACAGTCACAGATAATGTGGATGTTGGTCTTGCGGCCACCATTAATAGCTCAACAGTGGATACGAACACGCTAGGTAGCTATACCGTGACCTACAACGTCAGCGATGGTGCAGGCAATTCGGCCATACAGAAGAGTCGAACAGTGAATGTGGTTGTCCCCTCGGCGACACCGGCTGTATGGGATCAGACCAATTGGGATCAATCGGATTGGCAATAGAATTATAAGAATATAGTGAAAAAATACCTACGGAGGAAATCATGAACAAAATCTATAAAGGAATCATTGTGGCAGGGTTTCTTTGCAGCGTACAATCAATTCACGCTGCGCCACTCACCATCCCCAACACTTTCACTGCCAATACCCCGACAGTGGCAGCGGATGTGAATGCAAACTTCACAGCAACCGAAAGTGCTGTGAATGACAACAATACAAATATCGGGACAAACTCTACCAACATTGGAACCAACGCGACTTCAATAGTGGACATCGAAGCGCGTTTGGCTTTACTTGAAACAGTAACGGATACGAGTATTTCTTTAGCGAGTCTTGCGGGTACATGGGGCATGATTCTTAATTCTGCCGGGGGCATCATTGAGGATCCTGGGGCAAATTTCGTTGAAATATGGCGTGAGACGGTTTTCGCAACATTGACCACTACCGCAACTGGCACATTCACAACATCGGCCTTTAGTGGGATGGATATTACTACAGGAGTGTCTGTAGATGGGATAACAAATCCTGGAACATTCCTCCAAGATGGTACAATCACGCACACAGTAGCAACTGGAACAATCTCTGGCACAATAAGTGTTGGAACAGGCAATACGGTTGCGATTGCCCTTACGGGTGATATTCCCCTGAACGGCTTTGTCAGTCAGAATGGACAGATGATCGTGCTTGAAGGGCATGATACTGCAATAGCAACAGACAAATCCAACGTTGTCGTTACATTGATTAAAATTCAGTGATTATTTCTAGTAGTTTCGACTTGATCTGACAGCGGCCAGTTTTAAGGGAGTGACTGTCAGGTCAAGTTCAATTTACATGTTTTTCCTTCCAGATTTCTTTTCCACCTTCCAATGTCACCATAGGACTTTGTC is a genomic window containing:
- the queA gene encoding tRNA preQ1(34) S-adenosylmethionine ribosyltransferase-isomerase QueA codes for the protein MEDNQSVADYDYPLDPALIAGSPPPERDQSQLLIYHRDSGQMEHRSFTSLPKYLKPHDLLVLNDTRVFPARLTAEKGSGGRLELLFLRPLLHQVEQEKGIFSQCWEVLAKGKGRETTDLFFKGKILGRFLKDLGGGRHEVVIHRPADQYSDVYTFLERWGEIPLPPYILKRRKMEGSNLSESLCRAEEAEDRERYQTVYARRWGSAAAPTAGLHFTDPLLNTLREKGIQTATITLHIGLDTFQPMRSEKIRDHEMHREWYQVSEETASQINTTRERGGRVIAVGTTVTRVLETVTRPGGRIQAGEGETDLFITPGYRFKGTDALITNFHLPKSTLLVLLSAFAGKDVIRSVYREAIARRYRFYSYGDAMFVV
- the nadA gene encoding quinolinate synthase NadA produces the protein MVKTSTQDKLITRIQRLKKDRNAIILAHNYQVGEIQDVADFLGDSLELSRKAALTDAEVIVFCGVHFMAETAAILCPDQMVLLPDLAAGCGMSEMISTEEVRTLKAEHPDAVVVCYVNSSAAVKAESDICCTSSNAANVVQSIPKDREIIFIPDQYLGDYVTRKTGRKLILFNGYCPTHFRIMTADLDAAKTSHPEALVVAHPECTPAVSAMADQVLSTSGICMESNKTEKQEVIVATEVGILHRLKKENPDKEFIPACTWCDCAHMKVNNLEKLLWSLESLQYPITVPPSIAKRAKQAIDRMLEIGS
- a CDS encoding DUF2905 domain-containing protein, with protein sequence MFDIGRSLILFGILLSLIGGLLLLFAKVPGIGKLPGDILIQRKNFSFYFPWITCLLISLILSLFFWFIKK
- a CDS encoding SpoIID/LytB domain-containing protein produces the protein MPPDQPHSFSLLLVHKKMILSFLMIALSLLSAPPLLQAEETLRVSLMDQVKQLSFFSRKGFSITTLSGKRLGPLTKSARISLSPGGIAINRVDSHLKELLFIPRRGGMISLNQNPFQGTFRVIRKKGGLLVLNEVDLELYLKGVVPSEMPSKWKMEALKVQAVISRTYALYKKREHRGREYDLVGSILAQVYKGASVENRRTSAAVEMTKGMILSYEGAPALTFFHSTSAGPTEDASERWNIDLPYLKGVSCPLDRESPYHQWKKVISLSDLESALRKKGFPVHTVATLTPLKWSRAGRLLTVRILYNGGEIFLKAEDLRQILGYRILPSTNFRIASFGKELIFKGMGFGHGVGLCQWGAKVLAEKGFNFERILLHYYPGVTLQPYEALQSSR
- a CDS encoding ATP-dependent DNA helicase, which translates into the protein MDFNESSGDIQDFFSPRGGLSSAIEGFEYRESQMKMAQSVSEALDQHSTLLVEAATGTGKTWAYLIPAILSGKKVVISTGTKTLQDQIFLKDLPFLAKHISCRFTYSMMKGKSNYLCLHRFEESLRQPSFEGIEAENDFEMVRAWATRTETGDRAEISALQDNAAIWQAVSVKGDACLGGQCPAYDRCYLTRMKQDAAAADIVIVNHHLFFADLALKDISYGQILPHYDAVIFDEAHLLEETATQYFGTSVSSHRLEDFAHDAEREFRLFKGDHRLCLEQTLRILSDSVHFFHHFRKGEDRYRLTLHDFSEEAVSSGKKLCQSFALLCRTINSLPARSEGITHLLERIESLCDDLQTFTTVGEEETESTTAASGGDKNLVYWAQQRKRGVFLHASPLDVSDILQERLFEKEIPIILTSATLSAMNHFEFIRERIGIKNAEEVRLTTPFDYEKQTLLYLPAHLPNPSHHEFSDAISEEIIKILEASKGRAFLLFTSWRNLETVYHNISGRLPYLCLKQGDQPKQYLIEAFRKDIPSVLFGTTSFWQGVDVEGETLSCVVIDKLPFSSPADPLITARIEALARQGKNPFMTFQVPSAVLSLRQGIGRLIRRKDDRGLIAILDHRITKKKYGECFLSSLPPAPRTDSLGEVKSFFETL
- a CDS encoding DUF5011 domain-containing protein, which gives rise to MNGLTAGSVPNPTQLTDLDNDLTAATGTIDTATTNAVAGINIVTALADTQAPVIVILGANPLTVVHSSAFSNPGSVVTDNVDVGLVATITGTVNISIVGTYTLAYSATDTAGNSVTRNLTVNVTDQTAPVITLIGANPQTTAQGSAYTELGATVSDNVDVGLAATIDSSAVLTGIVGSYTVTYNVSDGAGNPAIQLTRTVNVTDQTAPVITLAGANPQIITLGSAYTELGATVTDNVDVGLAATINSSTVDTNTLGSYTVTYNVSDGAGNSAIQKSRTVNVVVPSATPAVWDQTNWDQSDWQ
- a CDS encoding SPOR domain-containing protein; amino-acid sequence: MRELRILKETEENPKKKKKPPILLITFMGILVFLGLFFLFEENPTEDLNPASNLSNGENKGTKTFRSEFTPGKIRIDSGKEALAPSVDENKKPIGPIQKKELTFLKTLKEKKKENPPLKIKKEPQKDQKITTKKKSPRKTKKVMATTLPPRKSVPGQFAVQVASFSKKNRAEVLAEELREKGYKTYVVSQEIPQKGRWYRVRIGHYADRSEAVRLSNRIKRSEKLDAFVTSDHR